DNA sequence from the Cucurbita pepo subsp. pepo cultivar mu-cu-16 chromosome LG06, ASM280686v2, whole genome shotgun sequence genome:
CCATAATAGAATGTTAAATATCCACCTACGGTAAACCTATGTAAACCGTAATGGAAAGCTAAATATCATATGagatatttgcctataataaatGGTCGGAtgtgatatatatggtaaaccgTAATGGAAGGCTAAATATCATATGTGATATTTGCCTAGAATAAATGGTCGAATATGATATCTATGGTGAACCGTAATGAAATGCTAAATATCTACCTATGGTGAACCATAATGAAATGCTAAATATCTACCTATGGTAAACCGTAATGGAAGGTTAAATATCCACTTATGGTAAACCGTAATGAAAggctaaatatccttaatcATACACGATATTTACCTATAATAAAggatcaaatatgatacatatgATAAACCATGATTCAAAAGCAAAAGCTATATCTCATACAGATCacttagaaaagaaaaacaaaccaaactcCACAGCCCTGTAAAAATATCACTGTTCTTTGATTCACTGTGAATAATTCGAGGGCTTTATGCACTAATAAGAGATGACAGCATCATTGTCTACTTTTCCCACTAATCTCTTCGCAATTGTTTGATTTGTAACAAGGTGCGGTAAATGTGCATTATAAGAATTTCATTAAAACCTAATCAAAGCTTATAGATGATACAAATTTCATGCGAAGCAGAGTCCCGAATTTACAAGGTATGCACAGAGAGAACCCCAATTTCCTAAACAAATGATACACCACTGGATCCCCTTATTAGATATGGAGTATTTGCAGGCACAGACACAATGGGGGAAAGGTTAATGTGTTGTTCTAGGAGGCATTAGCACTTACCTTTCTATGCTGTCAAACACTCTCTGCAGTTGAAAAGCTTCACCTTGATCCCCATTCAAGGACCTTCTTACCAAGCAGCAAGCAGTTAGTTGTCTGAGTAGCCGTTCGAGATATGGATGCAAGCAACATTGTAAATCTTTCACATTGGGATTAGTTGATAAGACCATGGCGTTCACCGCGTCGGCTAAAATTTCACGCTGTTTATCCTCGAGAAGATAACCAACAGGGGACTCTTGTGGTCGTTCATATGCCAGTAAAGCAACAGTGTCCTGGATAAAGGGAGTTCAACTGATCTAATTAATCCATATGGAGAGAATAGCCAGAAATACATGCACTACAAATCTGTGTTGCAAATGGAAAACTAAACAAAGTTATTTTACACAACTCATGTAGATAACTTTCCAAAACATCAATGATGAGGAGACCTGAAATTATTCCTAAatgttctcttctttttctaagaTGTACAAGGAAACAATTTCGTTGATAAATGTAATTAGGTTAGGTTACAAGTTTCGGTCCCTAAATTTACATGTTTGAGTCTAGTATATCCCTAAACTTTAAAAGTATCTATTACATCccaaaactttcaattttctgtCAAACAGATCCTCTAATTTTAACACTTTGGAGGATCTATTAACACTTTGatcctaaaaaatatttgcatAAACAAGCATGTAAACGACACTTGGACATGAGGTATTGCGACTTGTACTAAATGATTCCACATTTCCTACATGGAAGAAAAAGCTCAGTACCTGAATAAGATCCTGAAACCCAGGCAGACCATAAAACTTTGCTAAATGATTCCTTCCAAAATTAACAGCTTCCTTTAGCGCTCCAACCTATCGTATAATAACAGCAGGAAACCCATAAACAATCCAGAGATTGGATTTTGATTGGAAAACGTGTGacatttacatatttttagaACGAAAAAGTACCCTGACtaattgaatgaatttttGACAATGAAGGAGCAAGGAAGTAGCTGATTTTTCATCCTGCACGAAGCAAACTTGTTATCAagacaataaataatatatcttcGCAAGAAGATTGTACTAGACTTGATCAAACTAGGATACAAGGAATTGAAAAACTAGATAAAAAGAGTAAAGTCTTGGATATATATTTGGCAATATGGAAGAGAataaagaacagaaaaaacaagaaaaaaccaTTATCAAgtgaatataaattaaagataagACAGATCAatacattaaaagaaaatataaactgtCACCTAAAAATCACACGAATCCATTATGGTAAACGTGGGGTAAATAACAACATCACGGTTGTTCATGGGAACCTAACCTGAAGTTTGAATTccagataaaagaaaattatggatAAAAATGGAACTGAAGTTATACATTTTTCATACTGGTACATCATTTATCCACTGTAGCAATAGGACTCTTAGTTAAGAGATTTATTTCATGTGtctgaaacaaaaattaatcttGGTATCACATAGCTACAATCCGAACTCtgaattattttctctttgtGCTGCACTAAGGACTCCTCCTTTGTCAGCTTACACTTGGAGAAATAAAGGGCACTTGTAAAAGAACGCACAATTAAAAGCATTACACAAAGACACCCTAGTAAAGTGGAAACACCCGCAAATCTCCCACCTAAATCCAATATCAACTGCGGAAGTTTGTGTGCTTCCTCTATATTCTCACTCCCTAACTCAAGAACGAGTTGTTTTTAGGCAGAGGGAATTGATGCAGCACGGTCTAGCCTCTCGCACTTCGTTTTGGTACTATGGCTCTCGCTCTCTGCCTCTAGTTTACTGTGGaggttttacttttgttttgtcAAGTCACTGTGTTATTGTGTATTGTTTAACCGTGGCTTAAGCTGTTGCCAAAGGcaggaatgaagcattttaaCTAGGGGTCCCTACTgagatattattgaataaagaatCATTCCAAGAAACTTCCAAGATTAGTGTTACATTAGAAATTATACATATTCGTGTATTGTGTGTTTTTCAGACGATAAAACAAACgtgaaaaattgaattaaacaCAGTTGGCTCACCTGTACAATCTGCGGATACCACTCATTGAGCTTTCCAAGTGCAGCATCAATTTCCCCCTTCCTGATAAGCTTCATCAACAGAAAGAAACTGATCAAAAGCAAGGTTCTATACCAACTGATAGATTGACATAACTCGTTAAATTACAAGCAGCTCCCACCCTCTCTCCAAAAGGTAACAATTATTACAATTGTTTTCTTGTAACACAAAATTAAGTGCTGTGACGGGTGGAAGAAAGGGACTATGCTGAGAAGTATTATACAGTTAAATTGAATCTGATTGTCATATAAACAGTTAAAGGCCACgcattaactttttatttaagataaaatatttcattagaaaggaaagaattcaaaagaagggaaaaacgAAGATAAGAAATGCACCTACCTAAACCCTATACCTAGCGAGATAAAAGGGGCTGACAAATTGGATTCAACCGGCAATTACAAAAGcattaatttcaacaattataaaatttacaatGCGCATCCATCATGGGAAAAAAGGAATCTGACTCATTGTAAAAACAAGGCCACGCATTGTAGGCAAAGGCAAAGagattttttctattttcaattaacAAGAATTTCTTCCGTTCCAGTTTAAGAGATAATTTGTCCTTTGTTACAAGCATGTAAGTAAATTTGGTTCGGTTTTGAAATCCCCAACAAATCATCTACCATTGACCGTAAGTTGTCTTTTTGCATCAAAGaatattcttttctatttcgaataaaatattcatcaGTGCTTCAAAAAGGAGGGCAAGAAAACATTGTGATAAAGTGATAAAGTCACATTTCTGAACAGTTTTTAcacaaatttacaaaaaaaaaaaaaaaaaaaaaaaaaaaaaaaaaaaaaaaaaaaNaaaaaaaaaaaaaaaagcagatAAATCAAGGGAAAGCTCCCCACATGAACAAATGCAAATTCACAAATCCTAATCCACAGGAATCTATGGTGAAATAATTCATACCTGCCTTAAAGTCTTTCTCTGGTTCAGAGCATACGTGTTATCTTGGTCATCAGAGCCAGTTTCCTGAGAAATATATATAGGAGGAACAGTGCTTTCGCAGGCCATATCAAATGCACGGAGCGTATCCTCATAACCATAATGTTCCAAGTATGAGCGCACTATTCTGataacaaagaacaaagtgtCAGCAATCAGATCATGTACACTGTTCTGACATGAAACAAAGTATGCACATAAGTAATCTACGAATATGCACAATTACAAGTTTGTCCCTCATTCAAGCTCTATCCTGCTGCTTTCTGTACTGTCAATGTCTATTCCAACATTCATCCATgcatacacacacacatatatatcaAGTATCAACAGTATTTGCTAGCCAGTTGGTTTCTGGaagtatatgaataaataaataaacgtggCTTTTGGATGATGGAAGGTTATCATTATATTTAATCAATCTCATAGATTTTATCAATGTAACACCAATTCTGTAACGTCtgttattttatcaaataacAAATCAtcttaaaaattgtaaaatacgACTGTCAGAGAAATCTGATTCTCTTTCTTAGCGGTGCTCAAGAGTTGGCCAATTGttgaaagctcaaagaaagACTATAAGGTGCCATGATACTAGCTACAATTTATTAATAGACCTTCAGTCAACTACTCAAGAGTTTCCTAAAACTAATCCTCAACCAAATGTTGTATAGTCAAATGGTTAGTCTACAATGTCAAACCTGACAATCAGAGGATTTAAGGATATGCAAAAGCAATTTTCTTTACCTATAACTGACATTTGATGGCAAAGATAATTTCTCAATGGTGGCTTGTTGCTTCATCCTCTCTTGGGCTTCCCATGCCTACGAACAATGCAACACAGGAAAAATATCAATATGCATTTTGGTTCCCATCTCAATGTTTAGATACTACTATCACAAGTATTATGCAACAAACAATTTAAACTCATAAGAATTTTTTGGGAGCATGATTCCTGTTTCTGTAACTTCTAAAATCCGGCACATTACTGAGTACACTATTGAAGAAACAATATACATcaaattattcatatttttatgaataacCGTACTTTtattgggaaaaaaaataaaagaatacaagaACATACAAAAGAAGTCCACTAAAAGGAATCAAATTATACAAAAGGGCTCCAATCAAGTAAAATAAGACAAATTATACAAAAAGGTCTTTGACACCGAAACCCCCTGTGAAACATAGAATCTAACAAAGGTCAAACATCATTCAAAAACTTTCCCCAACCCTAaagattcaattatttttctcgCCTCAAAGACCCCACAAAATagcacaataaaaaaataaataaataaataaagaaaagaacctTTCTCGCGAAAAGAAGAATGGAGAAGGAGATCCTCAATCATCTCTACAGCCCTAAAAGTTGGTAAAGCAAAAACCAAACACTCAAAGAAACAACTCCAAACGGCACTAGGATAATCACATCTCCATAGAAGATGATCCCAACCAACATGAACCCTCTTTCCGAGACCCAATCAAAGGTCTTAAATCTTCCATACAAAACATGTCATACAAAGAACTTAATCTTCTTGGGAATCCTCACCTTCCACacaaaggaaaaaattgaACTGCTTGATAGGGAGGAATGGACCAAACACTGCAAGAATGAACTATAAGAAAAGCCTTTGGACGAACAAGTACTCCAAAGTCAAGCATCTCTCCTATTAGGGCTAGGGTGAAAGTCACCCAACAAAGCCAAAACTTTTTTGCTTTCCTATTGGTCAACGGACAACAAAAAAACCCAAGGAAAGAGAAGGTTGGACCTCGTACTGAGAAAGAATTGAAGTCACTGAATGATTCTTCAAAGACAACTGATGTAACCGAGGATATAATGAGTAGAGGGGTCTATCCCCCAATCACATATGCTTCCCAAAAGTAAGCATCTCTCTCATCTCCTATTACACTAAAAACCAACTGGGGTAATAAAGGAAGttcaactaaaatatttttccacGAGACTTTGGAAGTGCCTTTATGACAAATAATACATTCTAAATGATGCTGCCATGTTGGCTGACAATAACAGGATGGTTGTTGCTTTATTAAGTTGTGGGCTCTCAAAGGGGtgttaaaattttggaatcaaaagttttttttttttttttttggaacttAAGAATTAAGCAACAAGCATTCGGGAAGCTCAAGCACTTGATTGGCTGAAGGAGAACAATAAATAGGTTCGATTCTTAATTGGATAATAAAACCCCAATTTATGAAGATTTATTCCTTCTCTTCAAGATCATACATCAATTgcaatgattttaaaaatgacataTTGGGATAGATGTAAATTAACAATACCACCAAATCTGTAAAAGAACAGCTTTGTGATACGAATGGACACAAAAATAACACAAGCAGCGGAAATGCAATAGAGAAGGGCAAAGATTCCTGACTTAGAGCATGTTATTGACTCGACcacaaatttgtgaaataaagGTGGCTTGTTTACTTTCAACAACTAGTTAGAAGGAAGTTCACTGACTTCATTTATGCTCATTATGCAATAAAGAAAGCAAGTGAGGCAGACTAAGCTTCCATACAAAGTAAGGTAAGAGGATTAATTCTTGCACCATTTTGAGGGGAGGCTTAATGAGCCTTGTAAGGAGGAGCGTTTGGACATAAAGGCCATGTTTGTGGAAATTGTTAGAAAGGAAAGTGTGAATCAGGGATAGAAAACGAAGGTTAAATGGGTGAGTAAATGAGATTGTAATATGACTTATTTTCGGAATTTCTATTGGtagaatgaataaatattttattagctCTCCTGAGAATGAGGCTGACTTGGTGCTGAAAGGGAACAGGGAGTTTGAGGAGGaagttctttcttcttcttttttttttcttttttttttctgtctcTGTATGATGCAGTGGTGGTTCCTAGACCATTCTGGGATGGGGTGCACAGGAGtcctatctctttcactgACAAAGGTTTGTTAGACTCTGCTTTCTCCTCGAGGAAATTAGAAGAGTGGTGTTTGGGTTTGACGGAAACAAAGCTTTAGGCCCTGATGGGTTTCCGATGGTTTTTTCCAAGATAACTGGGTGCATATCAAGGAGGATCTTTGGAGAGTCTCcaatgaattttatgagagAGACCTCCTAGATAGCTCTTTGAATGAAACTATTGTTTTCCTTAttccaataaagaaaaaggccACGAAGGTTAAAGAGTTTAGACCTATCGATCTTGTGACGTGTGTATAAGATAATTGCCAAGGCATTGACAAATAGACTTAGAAGGTTCTCCCCACAACGATTTCAAACACCCAAGGGGCTTTTTTAGCTGGCAGACTTCTACCCAAAACCTCAACTTGCTACCACAATGGAAGGAGGCATTAAAGGAAGGGTAAGACAACCACAAATTTTTGTACctaaaagaacaagaaccacAGCTTACAGATCTTGAATCCAGACACATTGGCCAATGGTCCAAACTGACTCTAGGCCCCAAAGATTGCCTCAGATTAAGAAACACTTCCATCCACCGTTTACGATAAGAACCTGTCAATCCAACTTCAGGTCCTACTATTGGACAAAGTAAATCTCCCATTAACTATGGGTGCATCAAATAAAGGGCCATCCTCAATAAAACCGTTAAAGCAGCACATACACCTAGTCATTCTCCCTAGGgcaaactttaaattattgtaggaaaagcttaaaaatgcaagaacatCTTCAGTCTCAAGAAacttaaattaacaaatagcAAGGTTTTTAACTCAGCAAGAAGAAAGGATTTTCCTTCCTAGAAAAGGTTAACTATTTTCTGTACTAGCAGGTGAAAACAGGTCCTAGACAGAAAATACACATTCTGGCACCTAAAATTGAACCGGTGAAGTATAATAGACCATTAGTGGTTCCTCCTACAAAGATCAACCCAAATACCCATGAtcgggagaaaaaaaaaaaattgacaaattGTCTGCTTCTCAAGAATGACTAAAAGATCCTCAGACTATTGCAGAGGGAAACTGATAATTAAGGGGGCAGAAGTCCAGAAACTGACCTTGAGATCAAACACAAACGGTTTCTGTCCAAAGTTGACTTGCACCCTGCCAAATTGTAATAAAATGTATCTCTTAATCAAGATAtccataaaaattatgaaacaaaactttcataaaaacCAGAACAAATTCAGTTCAATGGCACAAGGATCCTAAACATACTAGTAACACAATAATCACCTAGTTGTATATAGTAAGGCTTTACAACGTAATAAAGAAGCCAATATAAGAGGAAATGCTTAAAACTTCAATCACTATTTATCACAAGATAAAACTTGAAAAACTTTTTAGAGGCCTACAAAAGAGAGAAGCAAAGGGCCAATGAAGTTTTGAGGACCTCAACCCTCCATGGAGTCAACATCAAAGAGCTGATTCAGAGTCCTCTTGGAGTACTTTGCCCAAGCTCACTTTGTAGGCTATaccttttgaaattaattccTCTTAGAGCAGTTTTTGTGAGCTCCTAATTTTGGGTAGTGCTTTTTGTATCACCACTTTGTACTTTTCATACACTCAACAAGAAGTTATCATTACTTAtcaaaataagtaaataaataaacagtTCCtctgaccaaaaaaaaaaactttttaaaacaagaaacaacacTCACAAACCAAAGAACGCTATAAGCAAGggagagaagaaacaaaatccCACCAATCCCAATAACAAATATGATTTCAAAAATGCTCTTTTCCCTCCTTTCTTCACAAAACTATGGAAAGTTTGCATTTCAAAGGAGGTGAAGACGTTTGCTTGACTTGTTTCTTACAAGTGGATTGCACCTACAATGAACCTCGACTTCTAAAGAAGGCTGTGAATACCTTAACCATTAAACTATGCTCAAGTTGGTAGCACCcatcatgtttttttatgacaaacaatttcattgatgacaTAAAATTAGACGGAGGAGATCAAACCATGCTCAAATCAGTAGTACCCATGATATAAGCAATAAATTATAACTTCCTCGTCATTTATCTACAAAAGAATGTAAAAGATAAACAACTAAGCTAagtgaattttgttttctaaccATGGTATTTGGCACCAGTCAACACtccacaaaatttaaataaagggCCTTCACATGTTAAGATTTCCATCCAAGAGAATGGACCTCAAAATTTGGGCACACTACCACCCGAAAACCAGGAAAGATTGCTGTAAAAGTATCAAATACTTTACACCAGAAACATTATTAAAGGATTACTTTGAAGGAATTACAAAAGCAATGAAAGCCTTCTGTTACGCTAAAGCAACATCAGATACGTCACGAGCTGGTTCCAACTacatttatatagtttaagacCGGACTAACTACATCACAAGTAGAAATCCATTGGGTTGCTATAAAACCTTAACACATATAATCCTAACTAAATTATC
Encoded proteins:
- the LOC111796824 gene encoding ran-binding protein M homolog, which translates into the protein MNDRINSSNNVINTTNSTTPQDLGLHFLEMVRFGLCDTDDDESPTELNTINSSGGFLFVAIDKLSIKYTNVNLHGHDVGVIQANKPAPVKRLVYYFEIHVKDAGAKGQIAIGFTTDRFKVRRQPGWEPNSCGYHGDDGLLYRGVSKKEPFGPTYTSGDTVGAGINYASRELFFTKNGVVVGAVEKDIKGPLFPTIAVHSQNEEVQVNFGQKPFVFDLKAWEAQERMKQQATIEKLSLPSNVSYRIVRSYLEHYGYEDTLRAFDMACESTVPPIYISQETGSDDQDNTYALNQRKTLRQLIRKGEIDAALGKLNEWYPQIVQDEKSATSLLLHCQKFIQLVRVGALKEAVNFGRNHLAKFYGLPGFQDLIQDTVALLAYERPQESPVGYLLEDKQREILADAVNAMVLSTNPNVKDLQCCLHPYLERLLRQLTACCLVRRSLNGDQGEAFQLQRVFDSIER